The Punica granatum isolate Tunisia-2019 chromosome 4, ASM765513v2, whole genome shotgun sequence genome has a window encoding:
- the LOC116203113 gene encoding histone-lysine N-methyltransferase ASHH1 isoform X2 — protein sequence MREEIPQSSVPLDSFFPLVRGFAYVLSSIMQIEGMVEYIHIDQNEFVHRKHRKQKEEDIAICDCSYNASDPESACGERCLNVLTSTECTSGCCPCGEYCRNQRFQRNQYARTKLFRTEGRGWGLLADENIKRGQFIIEYCGEVISWKEAKRRSQAYENQGMKDAFIISLNASESIDATRKGSLGRFINHSCQPNCETRKWNVLGEIRVGIFAKQDILIGTELSYDYNFEWYGGAKVRCLCGAVTCSGFLGAKSRGFQEDTYLWEDDDDRYSVENIPLYDSAEDEPTSKLREALDSTHFGHSTHGRVDFSINPNFADGWRGTNSITVRQQIPIPIQDPTSNSVKTETTEEKNLIPQNPQNVFPQRNAMISRIKSNSACRNYQIGPGPGVVSKKRSKNFPNGKPKSLPQKQLDPKLIAQLFASSEARDELLNCEDMRKDATEQLDSLYNEIRPAIEEHERDSQDSVATSVAEKWIEASCLKLKAEFDLYSSVIKHVVFTPRKVEAEPPEESKSDVKYLTSESTASEFQKQA from the exons ATGCGGGAGGAAATCCCGCAGAGCTCTGTCCCTTTGGATTCGTTCTTCCCTCTCGTCAGAGGTTTTGCCTATGTTCTGTCCTCGATCATG CAAATTGAAGGAATGGTGGAATACATTCACATCGACCAGAATGAGTTTGTTCACCGAAA GCACAGGAAGCAGAAGGAGGAGGATATTGCGATATGTGACTGCAGTTACAACGCTAGTGACCCTGAGAGTGCATGTGGGGAGAGGTGCTTGAACGTGCTGACCAGCACCGAGTGTACTTCAGGGTGTTGTCCCTGTGGTGAATATTGCAGGAACCAG AGATTTCAGCGGAATCAGTATGCAAGAACAAAGCTATTTAGGACGGAAGGTCGTGGATGGGGTCTTCTAGCTGATGAGAATATTAAG AGAGGTCAGTTCATAATCGAGTACTGTGGAGAGGTGATTTCATGGAAAGAGGCAAAGCGAAGATCCCAGGCTTATGAAAATCAAG GTATGAAGGATGCTTTTATAATTTCCCTTAATGCTTCCGAGTCAATTGATGCTACTAGAAAGGGAAGCCTTGGTAGGTTCATAAATCATTCATG TCAACCAAATTGTGAGACCAGGAAGTGGAATGTACTTGGGGAAATAAGGGTTGGCATATTCGCAAAGCAAGACATACTGATTGGAACTGAATTATCATATGATTACAATTTCGAATGGTATGGTGGAGCGAAGGTTCGTTGCCTTTGTGGTGCGGTTACCTGTTCGGGATTCCTCGGTGCAAAATCTCGTGGATTTCAG GAAGATACCTATCTGtgggaagatgatgatgacag GTATTCAGTTGAAAATATTCCACTTTACGATTCCGCAGAGGACGAGCCTACCTCAAAGCTTCGGGAGGCTCTGGATTCAACCCATTTCGGTCATAGCACACATGGCCGAGTTGATTTTTCCATTAACCCCAACTTTGCTGATGGTTGGAGGGGCACGAACTCGATTACTGTTCGTCAGCAAATACCCATTCCCATTCAAGACCCAACCTCAAATTCTGTAAAAACTGAAACAACTGAAGAAAAGAATCTTATTCCACAAAATCCTCAGAACGTATTTCCCCAAAGGAATGCGATGATATCTCGAATTAAGAGTAATAGTGCATGCAGGAATTATCAAATTGGGCCAGGGCCAGGTGTAGTTTCGAAGAAGAGGTCAAAGAATTTCCCCAATGGGAAGCCAAAATCTCTTCCGCAGAAGCAACTTGACCCGAAACTTATTGCTCAACTCTTTGCATCCAGCGAAGCACGGGATGAACTTCTCAACTGCGAG GACATGAGAAAGGACGCCACTGAGCAACTCGACTCTTTGTACAATGAAATAAGACCAGCAATTGAAGAACACGAGAGGGATAGCCAAGACAGTGTAGCCACCAGTGTGGCTGAGAAGTGGATTGAAGCCTCTTGCCTGAAGCTgaaagctgaatttgaccTTTACTCTTCTGTGATCAAGCATGTGGTTTTCACCCCTCGAAAGGTAGAA
- the LOC116203113 gene encoding histone-lysine N-methyltransferase ASHH1 isoform X1, with protein MREEIPQSSVPLDSFFPLVRGFAYVLSSIMDQQIEGMVEYIHIDQNEFVHRKHRKQKEEDIAICDCSYNASDPESACGERCLNVLTSTECTSGCCPCGEYCRNQRFQRNQYARTKLFRTEGRGWGLLADENIKRGQFIIEYCGEVISWKEAKRRSQAYENQGMKDAFIISLNASESIDATRKGSLGRFINHSCQPNCETRKWNVLGEIRVGIFAKQDILIGTELSYDYNFEWYGGAKVRCLCGAVTCSGFLGAKSRGFQEDTYLWEDDDDRYSVENIPLYDSAEDEPTSKLREALDSTHFGHSTHGRVDFSINPNFADGWRGTNSITVRQQIPIPIQDPTSNSVKTETTEEKNLIPQNPQNVFPQRNAMISRIKSNSACRNYQIGPGPGVVSKKRSKNFPNGKPKSLPQKQLDPKLIAQLFASSEARDELLNCEDMRKDATEQLDSLYNEIRPAIEEHERDSQDSVATSVAEKWIEASCLKLKAEFDLYSSVIKHVVFTPRKVEAEPPEESKSDVKYLTSESTASEFQKQA; from the exons ATGCGGGAGGAAATCCCGCAGAGCTCTGTCCCTTTGGATTCGTTCTTCCCTCTCGTCAGAGGTTTTGCCTATGTTCTGTCCTCGATCATG GACCAGCAAATTGAAGGAATGGTGGAATACATTCACATCGACCAGAATGAGTTTGTTCACCGAAA GCACAGGAAGCAGAAGGAGGAGGATATTGCGATATGTGACTGCAGTTACAACGCTAGTGACCCTGAGAGTGCATGTGGGGAGAGGTGCTTGAACGTGCTGACCAGCACCGAGTGTACTTCAGGGTGTTGTCCCTGTGGTGAATATTGCAGGAACCAG AGATTTCAGCGGAATCAGTATGCAAGAACAAAGCTATTTAGGACGGAAGGTCGTGGATGGGGTCTTCTAGCTGATGAGAATATTAAG AGAGGTCAGTTCATAATCGAGTACTGTGGAGAGGTGATTTCATGGAAAGAGGCAAAGCGAAGATCCCAGGCTTATGAAAATCAAG GTATGAAGGATGCTTTTATAATTTCCCTTAATGCTTCCGAGTCAATTGATGCTACTAGAAAGGGAAGCCTTGGTAGGTTCATAAATCATTCATG TCAACCAAATTGTGAGACCAGGAAGTGGAATGTACTTGGGGAAATAAGGGTTGGCATATTCGCAAAGCAAGACATACTGATTGGAACTGAATTATCATATGATTACAATTTCGAATGGTATGGTGGAGCGAAGGTTCGTTGCCTTTGTGGTGCGGTTACCTGTTCGGGATTCCTCGGTGCAAAATCTCGTGGATTTCAG GAAGATACCTATCTGtgggaagatgatgatgacag GTATTCAGTTGAAAATATTCCACTTTACGATTCCGCAGAGGACGAGCCTACCTCAAAGCTTCGGGAGGCTCTGGATTCAACCCATTTCGGTCATAGCACACATGGCCGAGTTGATTTTTCCATTAACCCCAACTTTGCTGATGGTTGGAGGGGCACGAACTCGATTACTGTTCGTCAGCAAATACCCATTCCCATTCAAGACCCAACCTCAAATTCTGTAAAAACTGAAACAACTGAAGAAAAGAATCTTATTCCACAAAATCCTCAGAACGTATTTCCCCAAAGGAATGCGATGATATCTCGAATTAAGAGTAATAGTGCATGCAGGAATTATCAAATTGGGCCAGGGCCAGGTGTAGTTTCGAAGAAGAGGTCAAAGAATTTCCCCAATGGGAAGCCAAAATCTCTTCCGCAGAAGCAACTTGACCCGAAACTTATTGCTCAACTCTTTGCATCCAGCGAAGCACGGGATGAACTTCTCAACTGCGAG GACATGAGAAAGGACGCCACTGAGCAACTCGACTCTTTGTACAATGAAATAAGACCAGCAATTGAAGAACACGAGAGGGATAGCCAAGACAGTGTAGCCACCAGTGTGGCTGAGAAGTGGATTGAAGCCTCTTGCCTGAAGCTgaaagctgaatttgaccTTTACTCTTCTGTGATCAAGCATGTGGTTTTCACCCCTCGAAAGGTAGAA
- the LOC116203113 gene encoding histone-lysine N-methyltransferase ASHH1 isoform X3 — MVEYIHIDQNEFVHRKHRKQKEEDIAICDCSYNASDPESACGERCLNVLTSTECTSGCCPCGEYCRNQRFQRNQYARTKLFRTEGRGWGLLADENIKRGQFIIEYCGEVISWKEAKRRSQAYENQGMKDAFIISLNASESIDATRKGSLGRFINHSCQPNCETRKWNVLGEIRVGIFAKQDILIGTELSYDYNFEWYGGAKVRCLCGAVTCSGFLGAKSRGFQEDTYLWEDDDDRYSVENIPLYDSAEDEPTSKLREALDSTHFGHSTHGRVDFSINPNFADGWRGTNSITVRQQIPIPIQDPTSNSVKTETTEEKNLIPQNPQNVFPQRNAMISRIKSNSACRNYQIGPGPGVVSKKRSKNFPNGKPKSLPQKQLDPKLIAQLFASSEARDELLNCEDMRKDATEQLDSLYNEIRPAIEEHERDSQDSVATSVAEKWIEASCLKLKAEFDLYSSVIKHVVFTPRKVEAEPPEESKSDVKYLTSESTASEFQKQA; from the exons ATGGTGGAATACATTCACATCGACCAGAATGAGTTTGTTCACCGAAA GCACAGGAAGCAGAAGGAGGAGGATATTGCGATATGTGACTGCAGTTACAACGCTAGTGACCCTGAGAGTGCATGTGGGGAGAGGTGCTTGAACGTGCTGACCAGCACCGAGTGTACTTCAGGGTGTTGTCCCTGTGGTGAATATTGCAGGAACCAG AGATTTCAGCGGAATCAGTATGCAAGAACAAAGCTATTTAGGACGGAAGGTCGTGGATGGGGTCTTCTAGCTGATGAGAATATTAAG AGAGGTCAGTTCATAATCGAGTACTGTGGAGAGGTGATTTCATGGAAAGAGGCAAAGCGAAGATCCCAGGCTTATGAAAATCAAG GTATGAAGGATGCTTTTATAATTTCCCTTAATGCTTCCGAGTCAATTGATGCTACTAGAAAGGGAAGCCTTGGTAGGTTCATAAATCATTCATG TCAACCAAATTGTGAGACCAGGAAGTGGAATGTACTTGGGGAAATAAGGGTTGGCATATTCGCAAAGCAAGACATACTGATTGGAACTGAATTATCATATGATTACAATTTCGAATGGTATGGTGGAGCGAAGGTTCGTTGCCTTTGTGGTGCGGTTACCTGTTCGGGATTCCTCGGTGCAAAATCTCGTGGATTTCAG GAAGATACCTATCTGtgggaagatgatgatgacag GTATTCAGTTGAAAATATTCCACTTTACGATTCCGCAGAGGACGAGCCTACCTCAAAGCTTCGGGAGGCTCTGGATTCAACCCATTTCGGTCATAGCACACATGGCCGAGTTGATTTTTCCATTAACCCCAACTTTGCTGATGGTTGGAGGGGCACGAACTCGATTACTGTTCGTCAGCAAATACCCATTCCCATTCAAGACCCAACCTCAAATTCTGTAAAAACTGAAACAACTGAAGAAAAGAATCTTATTCCACAAAATCCTCAGAACGTATTTCCCCAAAGGAATGCGATGATATCTCGAATTAAGAGTAATAGTGCATGCAGGAATTATCAAATTGGGCCAGGGCCAGGTGTAGTTTCGAAGAAGAGGTCAAAGAATTTCCCCAATGGGAAGCCAAAATCTCTTCCGCAGAAGCAACTTGACCCGAAACTTATTGCTCAACTCTTTGCATCCAGCGAAGCACGGGATGAACTTCTCAACTGCGAG GACATGAGAAAGGACGCCACTGAGCAACTCGACTCTTTGTACAATGAAATAAGACCAGCAATTGAAGAACACGAGAGGGATAGCCAAGACAGTGTAGCCACCAGTGTGGCTGAGAAGTGGATTGAAGCCTCTTGCCTGAAGCTgaaagctgaatttgaccTTTACTCTTCTGTGATCAAGCATGTGGTTTTCACCCCTCGAAAGGTAGAA